A genomic region of Pseudomonas sp. KU43P contains the following coding sequences:
- a CDS encoding HlyD family secretion protein, translating into MKKPLLTLGRVVLTLLVVTFAAVLVWQMVVYYMFAPWTRDGHIRADVIQIAPDVSGLIQKVEVRDNQTVKRGDVLFTIDQDRFSLALRQAKATLGERQETLAQASREAQRNRKLGNLVAAEQLEESQSREARARSAVSEAQVAVDTAQLNLDRSVVRSPVDGYLNDRAPRNHEFVTAGHPVLSVVDSASYHVDGYFEETKLGGIHIGDAVDIRVMGDNTRLRGRVQSFAAGIEDRDRSSGANLLPNVNPAFSWVRLAQRIPVRIAFDEVPADFRMIAGRTATVSIIEGQHP; encoded by the coding sequence ATGAAAAAACCTTTGCTGACCCTGGGCCGTGTGGTCCTGACCTTGCTGGTAGTGACCTTCGCCGCCGTGCTCGTGTGGCAGATGGTGGTGTACTACATGTTCGCCCCCTGGACCCGCGACGGCCACATCCGCGCCGACGTGATCCAGATCGCCCCGGACGTTTCTGGCTTGATCCAGAAAGTCGAGGTGCGTGACAACCAGACCGTCAAGCGCGGCGACGTGCTGTTCACCATCGACCAGGACCGCTTCAGCCTGGCCCTGCGCCAGGCCAAGGCCACCCTGGGCGAACGCCAGGAAACCCTGGCCCAGGCCTCGCGCGAGGCGCAACGCAACCGCAAGCTGGGCAACCTGGTGGCGGCGGAGCAGCTGGAAGAGAGCCAGTCCCGCGAGGCGCGTGCCCGCTCGGCGGTCAGCGAGGCCCAGGTGGCGGTCGACACCGCCCAGCTCAACCTCGACCGCTCGGTGGTGCGCAGCCCGGTGGATGGCTACCTCAACGACCGCGCCCCGCGTAACCACGAATTCGTCACCGCCGGCCACCCGGTGCTGTCGGTGGTCGACAGCGCTTCGTACCATGTCGATGGCTACTTCGAGGAGACCAAGCTGGGCGGCATCCACATCGGCGATGCCGTGGACATCCGCGTGATGGGCGACAACACCCGCCTGCGCGGCCGTGTGCAGAGCTTTGCCGCCGGCATCGAAGACCGCGACCGCAGCAGCGGTGCCAACCTGCTGCCCAACGTCAACCCGGCGTTCAGCTGGGTGCGCCTGGCCCAGCGGATTCCGGTGCGGATCGCCTTCGATGAAGTGCCGGCAGATTTCCGCATGATCGCCGGGCGTACGGCCACGGTATCGATCATCGAGGGCCAGCACCCATGA
- a CDS encoding DUF1656 domain-containing protein, with translation MIGELDISGVFLPTLLVMMFCTYLLFLGVHAVLVRLHFYRLVWHRALFNVALYAVLLGAVDHFCRSLMLP, from the coding sequence GTGATCGGTGAACTGGATATCAGTGGGGTGTTCCTGCCCACGCTGCTGGTGATGATGTTCTGCACCTACCTGCTGTTTCTCGGGGTGCACGCCGTGCTGGTACGCCTGCACTTCTACCGCCTGGTCTGGCACCGGGCGCTGTTCAACGTTGCTTTGTATGCCGTGCTGCTTGGCGCGGTGGACCACTTTTGCCGAAGCCTGATGCTGCCATGA
- a CDS encoding REP-associated tyrosine transposase has product MDRPHSSHLRIGRFSERNRLYLLTSATLHRAPVLSGFHSARLLIHQFRQAEAEGAARSLAWVVMPDHFHWLIELGPVSLKTLMRRVKSRSTCVINRYQGRYGRLWQKGFHDRALRREEDVQEVARYIVLNPKRAGLVERLGDYPHWDAIWV; this is encoded by the coding sequence ATGGATCGTCCCCATTCGAGTCATCTGAGAATCGGCCGGTTTTCGGAAAGAAACCGGTTGTACCTACTCACCAGCGCCACATTGCACAGGGCCCCTGTGCTGAGCGGGTTCCACTCAGCCCGCCTGTTGATCCACCAGTTTCGCCAGGCCGAGGCAGAAGGCGCAGCCCGTTCTCTGGCTTGGGTAGTGATGCCTGATCATTTCCACTGGCTTATCGAACTCGGGCCGGTAAGCCTGAAGACTTTGATGCGCCGGGTTAAGTCGCGTAGCACCTGCGTCATCAACCGCTATCAGGGGCGCTACGGACGGCTTTGGCAGAAAGGCTTTCATGACCGGGCCTTGCGGCGGGAAGAGGATGTACAAGAGGTGGCGCGGTATATCGTCCTGAACCCAAAACGGGCGGGTTTGGTTGAGCGACTGGGTGATTATCCGCACTGGGATGCGATCTGGGTTTGA
- a CDS encoding efflux transporter outer membrane subunit, with protein sequence MKQLILVGFCLSLGACMMVGPDYEVPKDAAVQRSDLNGPLRQDADSVVSAPVPEDWWQLYQDQRLNELVRQALSANTELRVAAANIAKARAQVEVAESQGGFNGGIKAGAQRLQESGEAFLLPEKVPVANIGEAIISASYQFDLWGTFKRGTEAAKANADAVQAAADTARITLVADVVKAYTQVCSANEEYHIARESLDLQEQSVQLNQRLRDAGRGDETQVTRSQTQFKSLRAELPRFKAERETGMYTLAALLAKPVDQLPAGTADCAELPHLNQLVPVGDGTALLKRRPDVRQAERQLAAATATIGVATGALYPDVSFGAQVGTIGILENLGEPSTNRWGFGPQISWTIPTNGTRARIRMAEASTQAALAHFDGVVLNAIRETQTRLAQYSALLDRRDALAEAEKSAKEAADQTHRYYQAGRESFLADLQATRTYTDVRAQLAAANSQVALGQIGVFLALGGGWKDTAKP encoded by the coding sequence ATGAAACAGCTGATCCTGGTGGGTTTCTGCCTGTCGCTGGGTGCCTGCATGATGGTCGGCCCGGACTATGAAGTGCCCAAGGACGCGGCCGTACAGCGCAGCGACCTCAACGGCCCGCTGCGCCAGGATGCCGACAGCGTGGTGTCGGCGCCGGTGCCCGAGGACTGGTGGCAGCTGTATCAGGATCAGCGCCTCAACGAACTGGTACGCCAGGCGCTGAGCGCCAACACCGAGCTGCGCGTGGCGGCGGCCAACATCGCCAAGGCCCGTGCCCAGGTCGAAGTGGCCGAGTCGCAAGGTGGCTTCAACGGCGGCATCAAGGCCGGCGCGCAACGTTTGCAGGAGTCTGGCGAAGCCTTCCTGCTGCCCGAGAAGGTGCCAGTGGCCAACATCGGCGAAGCGATCATCAGCGCGTCCTACCAGTTCGACCTGTGGGGCACCTTCAAGCGCGGTACCGAGGCGGCCAAGGCCAATGCCGACGCCGTACAGGCTGCCGCCGATACTGCGCGCATCACCTTGGTGGCGGATGTGGTCAAGGCCTACACCCAGGTCTGCTCGGCCAACGAGGAATACCATATCGCCCGCGAGTCGCTCGACTTGCAGGAGCAGAGCGTACAGCTCAATCAGCGTCTGCGTGATGCGGGCCGCGGTGATGAAACCCAGGTCACCCGCTCGCAGACCCAGTTCAAGTCGCTGCGTGCCGAACTGCCAAGATTCAAGGCCGAGCGAGAGACCGGCATGTACACCCTGGCAGCCCTGCTGGCCAAACCGGTGGACCAGCTACCTGCCGGTACCGCCGATTGCGCCGAGCTGCCTCACCTGAACCAGCTGGTCCCGGTTGGCGATGGCACTGCGCTGCTCAAGCGCCGCCCGGATGTGCGCCAGGCAGAACGCCAGCTGGCGGCCGCCACCGCGACTATTGGTGTGGCCACGGGCGCGTTATACCCGGACGTGAGCTTTGGCGCTCAGGTCGGCACCATCGGGATCCTCGAAAACCTTGGCGAGCCTTCGACCAACCGTTGGGGCTTCGGCCCGCAGATCAGCTGGACCATCCCTACCAACGGCACCCGTGCCCGTATTCGCATGGCCGAGGCCTCGACACAGGCGGCGTTGGCGCATTTCGACGGTGTGGTGCTGAACGCCATTCGCGAGACCCAGACCCGCCTGGCCCAGTACAGCGCCTTGCTCGACCGGCGCGATGCGCTGGCAGAGGCGGAGAAGTCGGCGAAGGAAGCGGCGGACCAGACGCATCGGTATTACCAGGCGGGGCGTGAGTCGTTCCTGGCGGACTTGCAGGCGACGCGGACCTATACCGATGTGCGTGCACAACTGGCCGCGGCGAACAGCCAGGTGGCGTTGGGGCAGATCGGGGTGTTCCTGGCGCTCGGTGGTGGTTGGAAGGATACCGCCAAGCCTTGA
- a CDS encoding FUSC family protein, translating into MNGFFSSVPPARDWFYGVRTFAASMIALYIALLMQLPRPYWAMATVYIVSSPFVGPTSSKALYRALGTLLGAGGAIFLVPPLVQSPLLLTVAIALWTGTLLYLSLNLRTANNYVLMLAGYTLPMIALAVVDNPLAVFDVASSRAQEICLGIVCAAVVGAIFWPRRLAPVVVGATGSWFQEAIRYSDTYLARDVAADKVGGMRGAMVATFNSLELMIGQLGHEGAGPHTLKNARELRGRMIHLLPVIDALDDALVALEGRAPAHFAQLQPVLDAAREWLKGTAENASVARWTALHEQIDRLQPGAAALDHKAELLLSNALYRLTEWADLWQDCCTLQHALRTDDATPWRAVYRHWRLGRLTAFFDRGLMLYSVVSTVLAIIVACGLWIGLGWNDGASAVILAAVSCSFFAAMDDPAPQIYRFFFWTLMSVIFSSLYLFLVLPNLHDFPMLVLAFAVPFICVGTLTVQPRFYLGTLLTIVNTSTFISIQGAYDADFFTFLNSNLAGPVGLLFAFIWTLVMRPFGVELAAKRMTRFLWRDIVEMTAPATLAEHRQVGVQMLDRLMQHLPRLSQTGQDSGVALRDVRVGLNLLDLLAYLPRAGTQARERLQTVIEEVGSHYAACLRAGERLHAPAALLRNMERARQALNLDELYERGDARTHLLHALSGLRLALLPGVEVMLEPAEQPQLPPGLDGAPL; encoded by the coding sequence ATGAACGGTTTCTTCAGCTCGGTGCCGCCCGCCCGCGACTGGTTCTATGGCGTGCGCACCTTCGCCGCATCGATGATCGCCCTGTACATCGCCCTGCTCATGCAGCTGCCGCGTCCGTACTGGGCCATGGCGACCGTCTACATCGTCTCCAGCCCCTTCGTCGGGCCGACCAGCTCCAAAGCCCTGTATCGCGCCCTGGGTACCCTGCTTGGTGCTGGCGGGGCGATCTTTCTGGTGCCGCCACTGGTGCAGTCCCCGTTGCTGCTGACGGTGGCCATTGCCCTGTGGACAGGTACCTTGCTGTACCTGTCGCTGAACCTGCGCACGGCCAACAACTACGTGCTGATGCTGGCCGGCTATACCTTGCCGATGATCGCCCTGGCCGTGGTCGATAACCCTTTGGCGGTATTCGACGTGGCCTCCTCGCGGGCCCAGGAAATCTGCCTGGGCATCGTCTGCGCCGCAGTGGTTGGTGCAATTTTCTGGCCCCGGCGCCTGGCACCGGTGGTGGTCGGCGCAACCGGTAGCTGGTTCCAGGAGGCGATCCGCTACAGCGATACCTACCTGGCCCGTGACGTGGCTGCCGACAAGGTCGGCGGCATGCGTGGCGCGATGGTCGCCACGTTCAACTCGCTGGAGTTGATGATCGGCCAGCTCGGCCATGAAGGCGCCGGCCCGCACACCCTGAAGAACGCCCGCGAGCTGCGTGGCCGGATGATTCACCTGCTGCCGGTGATCGATGCCCTCGACGATGCCCTGGTCGCCCTCGAAGGCCGCGCCCCGGCGCACTTCGCCCAGTTGCAGCCCGTACTGGATGCGGCACGCGAATGGCTCAAGGGCACAGCCGAGAATGCCTCGGTGGCGCGCTGGACGGCGCTGCACGAACAGATCGACCGCCTTCAGCCGGGCGCCGCCGCCCTCGACCATAAAGCCGAACTGCTGCTGTCCAATGCCTTGTACCGCCTGACCGAATGGGCCGACCTCTGGCAGGACTGCTGCACCTTGCAACACGCCCTGCGTACCGACGACGCCACACCTTGGCGCGCGGTCTATCGGCATTGGCGTCTGGGCCGCCTGACGGCCTTCTTCGACCGTGGGCTGATGCTCTATTCGGTGGTCTCCACGGTGCTGGCGATCATCGTCGCCTGTGGCCTGTGGATCGGCCTGGGCTGGAACGACGGCGCCAGCGCGGTGATCCTCGCTGCCGTGTCGTGCAGCTTCTTCGCCGCCATGGACGACCCGGCGCCGCAGATCTACCGGTTCTTCTTCTGGACGCTGATGTCGGTCATCTTCTCCAGCCTGTACCTGTTCCTGGTGCTACCCAACCTGCACGACTTCCCGATGCTGGTGCTCGCCTTCGCCGTTCCGTTCATCTGCGTCGGCACCCTGACGGTACAGCCGCGCTTCTACCTGGGTACCTTGCTGACCATCGTCAACACCTCGACCTTCATCAGCATCCAGGGCGCCTACGACGCCGACTTCTTCACCTTCCTCAACTCCAACCTTGCCGGCCCGGTCGGGTTGCTGTTCGCCTTCATCTGGACCTTGGTGATGCGCCCGTTCGGCGTGGAACTGGCGGCCAAGCGCATGACCCGTTTCCTCTGGCGCGACATCGTCGAGATGACCGCGCCGGCCACCCTGGCCGAGCATCGTCAGGTCGGCGTGCAGATGCTCGACCGCCTGATGCAGCACTTGCCGCGCCTCTCGCAGACTGGCCAGGACAGCGGCGTGGCCCTGCGCGACGTGCGCGTGGGCCTGAACCTGCTCGACTTGCTGGCCTACCTGCCGCGGGCCGGCACCCAGGCCCGTGAACGCCTGCAGACGGTGATCGAGGAAGTCGGCAGCCACTACGCGGCCTGTTTGCGCGCGGGCGAGCGCCTGCATGCTCCGGCCGCACTGCTGCGCAACATGGAACGTGCACGGCAGGCGCTGAACCTGGATGAACTGTACGAACGCGGCGACGCCCGCACCCACCTGTTGCATGCCCTGAGCGGCCTGCGCCTGGCGCTGTTGCCGGGTGTCGAGGTGATGCTCGAGCCTGCCGAACAACCGCAACTGCCCCCCGGGCTCGACGGAGCGCCCCTGTGA
- a CDS encoding MarR family winged helix-turn-helix transcriptional regulator — MTLDSLRLQVSTGMVVAARHWRRICHAALTSYGISEACAAPLLMIVRLGDGVHQVAVAQAAGLESPSLVRLLDQLCKAGLVCRSEDPLDRRAKALSLTAEGRRLAEAIEAELVRVRHEVLQGIDEADLQATLRVLRAFEAAGLGTAGGVS, encoded by the coding sequence ATGACCCTTGACTCCCTGCGCCTGCAGGTCAGCACCGGTATGGTCGTTGCCGCCCGCCACTGGCGCCGGATCTGCCATGCGGCGCTGACCAGCTACGGTATCTCCGAGGCCTGCGCCGCGCCGTTGCTGATGATCGTGCGCCTGGGCGATGGCGTGCATCAGGTAGCCGTGGCCCAGGCCGCGGGCCTGGAAAGCCCATCGCTGGTGCGTCTGCTCGACCAGCTGTGCAAGGCCGGCCTGGTGTGCCGCAGTGAAGACCCCCTGGACCGCCGCGCCAAGGCCCTGAGCCTGACAGCCGAGGGCCGGCGCCTGGCCGAAGCCATCGAAGCGGAACTGGTGCGGGTACGCCACGAAGTCCTTCAGGGCATCGATGAGGCCGACCTGCAAGCCACCCTGCGCGTGCTGCGCGCCTTCGAAGCGGCTGGCCTGGGCACGGCAGGCGGGGTGTCATGA
- a CDS encoding tetratricopeptide repeat protein gives MSAVSNIHSLLARLLPEQVICAPTPPRRRQRLFAGVGLPSQRALLVSRLDEAADLQVVYADLRQLALAGNVAALNDLGWIWLNGKYWRADTVLAGHLLRMAALQGNAAAWFNLGQQHYFGKGVETSYVQAAECYRQAFERGMLHAAAALGDLYEEEVCDAAFGWQVDLVQGYQWFFRGAERGEARCRFEVGYRLLHGLSVDADIKAGLYWLELAAATGVMQAAEELAVHFSRSDEARYLDWRDRAVQMGSTLALAMKLEDQVQP, from the coding sequence ATGTCTGCTGTCAGCAATATCCATTCGCTGCTCGCCCGTCTCCTGCCTGAGCAGGTCATTTGCGCACCGACACCGCCGCGCAGGCGGCAGCGGCTGTTCGCAGGCGTCGGGTTGCCCAGCCAACGGGCATTGCTGGTCAGCCGGCTGGATGAAGCTGCCGACCTGCAGGTGGTGTATGCCGATCTGCGGCAACTGGCGCTGGCAGGTAATGTGGCGGCGCTCAATGACTTGGGCTGGATCTGGCTCAACGGCAAGTATTGGCGCGCCGACACCGTGCTGGCCGGGCACCTGCTGCGTATGGCTGCGCTGCAAGGCAATGCAGCAGCCTGGTTCAACCTGGGCCAGCAGCATTACTTCGGCAAAGGCGTCGAGACGTCCTACGTGCAGGCGGCAGAGTGTTATCGGCAGGCTTTCGAGCGCGGCATGCTGCATGCGGCAGCTGCGCTTGGCGATCTGTACGAGGAAGAGGTGTGCGATGCCGCTTTTGGCTGGCAGGTCGATCTGGTGCAGGGCTACCAGTGGTTCTTCCGTGGCGCTGAAAGGGGAGAAGCGCGTTGTCGTTTCGAGGTGGGCTATCGTTTGCTGCATGGCCTGAGTGTGGATGCGGATATCAAGGCCGGGTTGTACTGGCTGGAGCTGGCGGCGGCCACCGGGGTGATGCAGGCGGCCGAGGAGCTGGCGGTGCATTTCAGCCGCAGCGATGAGGCGCGCTACCTGGACTGGCGGGATCGGGCGGTACAAATGGGCAGTACGCTGGCGTTGGCGATGAAGCTCGAGGATCAGGTTCAGCCGTAG
- a CDS encoding WYL domain-containing protein produces the protein MPFATTRATLSRQWAMLRQLPSRSPGITSAELVWRLRDVGFHVSKRTVERDLNELSLIFPLERNDKSIPFGWHWSANVAGELRGNFDLQGYLREESLQPAQGEGFEIQAWISDPLARQLREAPLSIDMQLTALDQGHRLRATVEDGWALRWWVLSQGAGVVIEQPSQLRMEIARTLAEAAAQYQDVH, from the coding sequence TTGCCGTTCGCCACCACCCGCGCCACCCTCAGCCGTCAATGGGCAATGCTGCGCCAGCTGCCCAGCCGCTCTCCGGGCATAACCAGCGCCGAACTGGTGTGGCGCCTGCGCGATGTGGGCTTCCATGTCAGCAAACGCACGGTCGAGCGCGACCTCAACGAGTTGTCGCTGATCTTTCCGCTGGAGCGTAATGACAAGAGCATTCCGTTTGGCTGGCATTGGTCGGCAAACGTTGCTGGCGAGTTGCGTGGGAATTTCGATCTGCAGGGGTATTTGCGCGAAGAGTCGCTTCAGCCGGCGCAGGGTGAAGGCTTCGAGATACAGGCCTGGATCAGCGACCCTTTGGCCCGGCAGTTGCGTGAAGCGCCGTTGAGCATTGATATGCAGCTGACAGCACTGGACCAGGGCCATCGGCTGCGGGCCACCGTGGAAGATGGCTGGGCGTTGCGCTGGTGGGTACTGAGTCAGGGAGCAGGCGTAGTGATCGAGCAGCCGAGCCAGCTACGCATGGAAATTGCCAGGACACTCGCTGAAGCGGCAGCACAGTATCAGGATGTCCATTGA